From the Marinobacter sp. es.048 genome, the window GAAGGGCGTTGAAGCATTGAGTGTCAAGGTCCGCGAGCGAATTGAACGTTTCTGTGCGGAAGAACTGGAAGAGCACGAAGTGTTAAGCCTGAAGAACATTGAGGCGCGCATCGAGGAAGGTACGCCCTGGCGTAAAATTCTTGAGGTCGGCGACGACATGAATGCCGATGTGATCGTTATGGGAACTCGCAAGCACAGCTCGTTAGGGCAGGCATTGATTGGCTCTACCGCGACCAAAACACTGACCAACTCGAAACGTCCGGTGCTGATCGTGCCCCTCGGTGTGGCCTGACGCGAAGGCGCTGATTGGGGCGCAAAGTGGGTGAAGTGGATTACCCTGACGATGTTGGCTGCCATACTGATAAGGCTGGTGTTGTTCTAGCAGACAATTAAAAACGCCAGCCCCGGGGGCTGGCGTTTGCACGGAGCTCGACCTTGAAGGTCAGGCCTTAAGCGACGTTCGCTTCAGCAGCCTTCTTGGTGTAGTTCTCCATCTGGTCGAAGTTGAGATACTTGTAGATCTCTTTCGACATGCTGTTGAGGTCCTTGGCGTACTCCATGTATTCCTCGGCGGAGGGGAGTTTGCCCAGTACCGCGCCAAC encodes:
- a CDS encoding universal stress protein, whose protein sequence is MFHDVKKILYVSDLEQGSRPAFRAAVSLCGHYSGAQITYLHVIESLSGTTRSLLSNMMEKSELDEMLQKGVEALSVKVRERIERFCAEELEEHEVLSLKNIEARIEEGTPWRKILEVGDDMNADVIVMGTRKHSSLGQALIGSTATKTLTNSKRPVLIVPLGVA